In Podarcis muralis chromosome 7, rPodMur119.hap1.1, whole genome shotgun sequence, the genomic stretch ttcatcATACACTGATCATTTTTAATTGTTCAGCCATTAACTGTTGAACAATACCAACGGTCACTGGGAGATCCAAAGGTACATTTGCCATATTGGGtgcttttgatgttttgaatgttaTTAGCAACTCAGTCTACCTTAATATTTCCACGTTAAGCTCACAGCCAGCATATCCTTTCTCACAATAAATTCTTTCCATGGCTGGAATAATGGAGTAATTGCTGGTTTACTTTCAGTTATTTCAGCTCTTTAGTGGGAAGCAAGAGGAAAAGTGTTAATGATTCTTCACACATGGGATTCCTCCATCCATTTAATCTTTATTGCCAAACATAAATCAGACACGTCACTTTTCCTTAGACACTTTAATGTCCAATTTTCCTTTCTGTTATTCTGTTATCAATCACCACATAATTATATTCTGTCTGCGGCATGCTTATAGAGAGACAGCTGAACCACCAATTCCTCTCCCCGGAAGTCCTCCTTCCTTGTTCTGTTGAGATTTTGCTCCAGCATCTGTGCTGCTGAGATGGTCTCTTTTGTATAACCTCCCCCTCTGTTTCCTTCTTGGCTTCAGTTCTCACCAGCTGTGACAGCAAAGGCAGCAGAGGGAGCCTGGCTTGCTTGCTGGATAACGACAGCAGTCTGATGGAGAACGTGTGGTCTTTTGCGGGCATCGACAGGTAAGGGGAGGTCTCCCCTTGTGTGCCCTCTGACAGGAGGCCTGCAAGGATGCTTGTAGATTGGGGAATGGAAGTAAACTGCACAGCACAGGTGGTTGACCACAAGAAGGAAGCGAAGATTTCCCATATAAATTCATGGTTGCTGGTGCCAAATTGGTAAGAACGTGAGAGAAGCCCTGCAGCTAAAAGAGACCAATGGCCttgtctggtccagcatcctgttctcatagggcccaatcccaatgggaagcctgtgaGCAGGACCCAAGCGCAACAGCAATGCtgtccccatttgtgattcccagcaaaaggCATaatgccatcatggctagtagccactgacactGCTTGCTGTTGAATGACCCAAGGAAAGTAGCCAAACATTTCCCACACTTGTGGTGCGAACTTAATCatgcttactctgaagtaagtcccgcTGTTTCCAGTGCAGCTTACTCCAAGGGAAGGGCGCATTGGATGGTAGACTTTATTCCCAGACGTGGAAGGGCTGGAGCGGGGAGAGGGTTTCTGCTCCAGAGAGAGAAACCTGGTTCCATGGGCTGCTTTCCTCCTGCTCAGAGGTCCCTTCTTCCACACTCCCTTCTGGTTTTCAGGGATGCTGGGATGGCGCTGCTCAGGAATGATGTAattggagccttcctcctctgggctgAGCCAGGGGCCACCGATCAGTGGTGTCTTACAGTGAGGACAAGATGTGGAATTATCCCTTACCAGATTTACAGGAGCCAGCTTGGGAAGTATTCTGTGGAGGTGAGAACTTGAGGAAAATGACATGCCAGCTCTGCCTGATTCTGTCTGATTCAGTTGTTGCAAGCACATTCGGACAGGTTTTTTTAAACTCCTGTCATACAACATTGCCAATATATTGGACCACAGTCTCATCACTTTGGTGCACGAGATAAGCAAGTTTCCAGGAGCCAAAAGGAATGGTAACTAGTTGGATTTGTATCAATGGGTTAAAAGATTAAAATGTTAAAACACTAACTGAAatattgaaaacaataaaaattctaCTAGCACTCACCAACATTTCTGAGTTCCTTTGGGGACCTTTTTGGCCAAAAGCAGTCTAGGAACAAAGTATGACAATAGTAATATTCCTGTCCTTAAAGCCTCCATCTCTAAGCCCAATCCGGtacatttttccccctttaaataaaTCTTTCCCTTACCTCTCAATAATAGCTCCTGCATTGATTTGTGCTGAAATTCCACAAGGGACTGTTCCCCTTTGCAAATTAGATTGTGTGGGAACATTATGTGACATCACAGAAGCTCGCCCAATGTGGGGTGGTTTGCAGGCAACAGCCAGTTTTAGGTCTCTtatcatttctttccttttctcctgtTCTCATAGCATTTGAATGTGGAGTTCCCCAGTATGGAAGCTCTGTTGGATCACTACTCTGGAATCCAAGGAGGCCTGTTCTGCTCTCTGGCTGCCGGACGGATCAACCACTGTTACGAGGAGCAAGACTGCGCAGCGGAGGATCCCTGGAAGGAAGACAGAAGCCGCCGGCAGGCGTCTTGGCTACATGGCACTAGTAAATCTCTGGCTGTCCCACAGGAACTGGGATGAGGAATCTGGGCTTAGCTTTCCTGCCTTCCACATGCTAACTGTGCTAACTCTTTTTGTGGTGTTCAAGCTATGTGGCACTTTTGCACTTGGGCTAGCTTTCTCATACTGATATGGTAGGGATTAGGCTTCATGGCATTGATCCAATCCTTCCCTCTCGCCCCCTAGTAGAACGGCAAACTAGTCTTAACTTTTCTAGCCAAAGAGTCCCATGGCGCTGATGCCCCTGGTCATTCAGAGATAGATTTTTCATCAGCGGCTGAAATCCTGCacatgccatattttaaaaaagtaaaattcctgacacccgcaaagttgttgagcttttttaaggaaaccacTACCAATTTGGGAACAAACCCAAAGTGTTTAGCTTTTTTGGGAAAACCAATAGttattttaagctttttgagctTTTTCCATTGTGTTGCCATACTTCCGTGttctcccagacattttgccCATTTGGCAGAATTCCCCCTGACAacatttttacacccgaaaaccaggacatggcaggaattttcctgacgtgtGGCAAGCCTACTTTCCAAGCACAAAAGCCCCATTGGTCTTGGAGTTACTACTGACTAGAAGTACCCTAGAGTTGCACTTTTTGTCTCAATCCTgcatcacagaatcgtagagttggaagggaccccaaggctcatctagtccaacccaatgcaatgctggaatctcaactatgaattcatttaaagtagctagatgTTCCCTCAccacctattttcctgtcttgggctgcagctcagaCAATAAATCCTCCTTCAATTAGAACATTGGTTTACCAGATTCTTGCCACttatcttaaaaacaaacaaattaactgaGCAGTTGAGAGGTCAGAGATAACTCCAGGTTTAATCTAAATAAAATTCTGCAAGTAGTTTTTAGCTCTTGCAGGTCAGTTAAGACAACACCCCCTTTCCCACTTAATGCTGCTGATTTATGTTCCTTGGGTTGTGTCCAATGTTGGTCCTACTCAAAGTTAATGTAcgtaattttaatgggtctactctcagtaGAATTTAGTTGGTTACAATCCCTTGTTTTCCTTATGGGGGTTTATGTACCTGCTGCTGCCagaatattttgaaagaaatattttttgggagggaaatatTTGTGAGCATGCCAATATATGAATACATAACctatattttaaatatgtttatatataaatgttatgaaaaatatatttgtaatccaaaatgatTAAATTTTAGCTGCcgtttgtgtgtgagagtgtgttgGGAAATGGCAATAAAACGTGACTGGGAGGAGAAGACCTTTAAAATGTTAGTTTTCGAAATCAATGGCGGCCATTAAGGCCTAGATGCCTCCGTTGCCTAGCAACAATCGCTCAGCTCCGCGCTGTATTGGCCATGACTGCGCTCATGCTTGATTGGATACCAGCAGCAGAAGAGAAGCAGCGATTGGCTTCCGACAAGGGCCGAGCTCAGACTGGCAGATCCGGCCGCGGGGAGCAACGGCAGGAAGGCTCGGCCGTGTCGAGAGTTGTCTGTCTCTGATTGGCTCAAGGCGGAAGGCAGGGCGGGCACTCGCTCCCGTGCGCACCACGTTGCCTCGTCGCCTGCTGTTCGTTGGCTGGGAGACGCTTGGGCGCCCGCCTTCCCTGAGAGGGCGGCGTCCGCTGATTGGCGGCTGCGGCGGAGTTCGCTTCCGCGTCGCTCGGAGAGTGGGAGAAGGCAAGATGGCGGCGGCAGTGCGTGGAGCTCCCGGGCTGCGCCGGCGGAGGTCGATGGCAGCTTCTCTAGCGGCGGCGGCGCTGGTGCTCCTATGCCTGGCGCGGGAGGCGGCGGCCGGGGGAGGCGGGACCCGCACGCTGGTGCTGCTGGAGAACATGAACCTGAAGGACACGCACTCGCTCTTCATGCGCAGCCTGGCAGGTCTGGCCCAGGAGCGGGGAGCGCTTTAGAGCAGACGGGGTCGGGGGTGGGGGCCTTTTCCAGCGCCAAGGCAGCATTCCCTTCAAGGCAACCTCCCAGAAGGGACCTgccagcggggtgtgtgtgtgtgtgtgtcaacacGTGCAATTCCTACCTTTGGACGGTGactagcgctgtgggttaaaccacagagcctcttgggcttgccgatcagaaggtcgtcggttcgaatccccgcgacggggtgagctcccgttgctcggtccctgcccctgtgtacctagcagtttgaaagcacaccagtgtaagtagataaataggtaccgttccagcgggaaggtaaacggcgtttccatgcgctgctctggttctccagaagcggcttagtcatgctggccacatgtcctggaagctgtacaccggctccctcggccaataaagtgagatgagcgccgcaaccccagagtcggccatgactggacctaatggtcaggggtccctttaccttttactactactagtagtaataattttattatttataccccgcccatctggctgggtttccccagccactctgggcggcttccaacagaacactaaaatgcaataaccttgttgttgtttagtcgtttagtcgtgtccgactcttcgtgaccccatggaccagagcatgccaggcacctctgtcctccactacctcccgcagtttggtcaaactcatgctggtaacctcgaaaacactatccaaccatctcgtcctctgtcgcccccttctccttgtgccctccatctttcccagcatcagtgtcttctccagggagtagTGTGGGATGTGGCCTTGAGGGAAGCCTGGTGGGCTACATCTGACTCTTCACCTCagctttagagcaggcataggcaaactcctgccctccaggtctttgggactacagttcccatcatccctgacagctggtcttgttagctagggatgatgggaattgtagtcccaaacatctggagtctGGAGTTTGCCTAAGCCTGCTTTAGAGGGTTAGGAGTGGAAGGCAGTGTTGGTTGGTTGAACCGTGAGTAGGACACAATTTGTTCTCATTCCCAGGCTTTTCCAGGTAATAACATTGTTATTTAATAACATAACCCTCAAGCTCATTTTAGGCAGCTCAAGAAATTTTATGTTTtatggtttataaatgcttttaggaTAAATGAACAATTGGCGTGAATAATTCTGTGGGGCAGTATTGCAAACAAGGGGAATAGAAGAGGCACCGTGAGGGTTGTTTCAGGCCAACTAATATCCCAGCAGCGGCAAAATGGGAATTTGGAACTCCCTGATTTGCCCGTCAGTCTTTTAGTAATGTCTAGTGGACCTAGAACTTTACTGGTTCCTGGATTTCTCTCTGTGCTTGGGAATGTTACAAGTCCATTATTTTCTCTTGCACTTCTAAATCTAGATAGGGGCTTTGATCTCACCTTCAGGACTGCAGATGACCCTGGGTTGTCTCTCATTAAATATGGAGAGTTCCTGTACGACAACCTGATTATCTTCTCTCCATCGGTAGAAGGTAAGACAGAAATGAAGCAATGTAGAGAAGTTTGAGTGCAACCCTATGctgtgtttattcagaagtgagGACCACAAAGTTTGTTCGAGCTTTATTTCCTTGAACTGTACAGTTCTTATTGTATAAATAATACTTGTGTGTCAttattctgttttgctttctgcaCCTGTTCCTTGAACAGCTTATATTTCACCTGTTGAGTAGGAAGTGGTCTTCATTTGGGGGGGTTTTGGTTGGATTGGAAGGCATTTCTTTCTGTCACCCTTACAATAGGCATGACGGATAAATACAACTGCGTGTTGCTTTATGCTAGAAAAACATTTacgtttttaaaaatgaattttgagGGTGGGGGTTTGGCTGCTGGAAATCAGTCATTTGTGTGGTGTGCAGCCCTGAAGTCCAGCTGCTTCACCTACCTCTGTATGCACTGCAGATATTATCCCTCCTTGCAAATCTAGCTTTTGCTTTGACATGTTTAAACATCATTGGCCCTTCGTTTCAGATTTTGGAGGCAACATCAATGTGGAGACCATTGCTGCTTTCATCGATGGAGGGGGGAGTGTCCTTGTGGCCGCCAGTTCAGACATTGGTCAGTAAAATGAACTTTATCCAACGGAGAGCCTTTGACTTGAAAGAGAGCTTCTCCCTATCCCCACCATGAATGGGGAACTTCTCGTTGAtcagccattttgttttgtaGTTCGGTTCAGCTGCCTGTGCCTAGAATTCAATTGGCTATAGCAGTCCTGGAATTctgggtaccactgtaaattaaatAGGAAGTACAGGACAATGTACTCTTTCTAACCACCTTAAAGTGTGAATGCTTACTGTAAATGTGTTGAACCTTCCACTATTTAGCTGGAGAACTGAACCTCCTAAGCCAAACCTCGCCAACCCAGTACCCTCTAGGTGTTTTGGACTGGTATTGGCAGCTGTGctgactgcagctgatgggagttgcaatgggagggcaccaggttggcaggagttgacTTACTACTTCTACCTGAGTGATGAATGAGTATAGATTTAAGAAACAACAAACCCAAGGTGCCGCAACTTCCTTACGGCTCTTCCATTAGCACCTTTTCTCTCTATATAGCCATTATCTCAAAGGAAAGCAAAAGGGTCTGTTTCTGTCTGCTGTCATCTTTGAAGGTggcatgattccccccccccccttcttttgcatctgtttggAAGCTGCTGTCTTGAACAGAGTTAAGTAAACATTTGTGGCGTCATAAAATAGAGCTCTGAGCACTTCCACCCTCTTTTTCTATGCATATAATATTTCTTCGTACTTAGAGACTGATTTGTGTGCGTATCATCTAAGTAGATGCCAGGCTACTTGTGGCTTTAATTATAAACAGCTCCCCTTTTTCTAAACAAGTACAATGTTGACAATTCTTAGGCGATCCCCTTCGAGAGCTGGGAAGTGAATGTGGCATAGAATTTGATGAGGAGAAGACAGCTGTCATTGACCATCACAACTACGATGTCTCTGATCTGGGTCAGGTAAGCAGCAGGATGCAAAGTGTTGGGTAGACTGGCTTTCCACTAGGCAGTAAATATGTAGTTGTTTTGAAACAATTGCTTGTGTTAACCATTAAGCTCTTACGAAGGCTGCAGGTGGCAGCCAGCATCTTAGAAAAGGCCACAGCCTCTTCACtgccacggaggagggaaagcTGCTTCCAAGATGGTGCTTGCTACAACATCTACATGTacatttgaaaaacaaagaacATATGCCAATTTACCAGTTACGGTAATTGATCAGACGAATCTACTTTCGGCCCCAACATGGACATAGAATGCCAGCAGCCACTGGCTACATTCTCAACTTTTGCGgcctcttctctttcctccatttgcagtgaaatgaatgaaatgaggagaactgcggttaaccatttccccccctgttttaTGGGGAACCAGAAAACTCCGGCTACTAGCGTCAGAACAAGCCAGTATCAAAAATATGGTTCAAATTATCGTTAAATATTCTGGCTAGTAACTGTAAATGTCTGACTCAGATGAAATGCAGCTATATGGAGGCTACTTGGTTGAATTGTGATGTGCGTGAAGGGGCTGCCCTTGTAATGCAAATGCTTGTGCCTATCTTGGTTGATGGTGCTGAGCTGTAACCATCCAAATACAGCCTTTGTGTGTTGCAGAGAAAGTTGGAGAGGGCAGAAAGGCGGAGTTGGGGCTGGTGGGCAGAGGACTGTGGCTTCTTCTTCTAAGGCAAAGTGTTAGCCACATTGTCATTTGATGAAGCATTGGCTGAACCTGCCTGTAGAGTTGGCAGTCCCCAAAGGGTTTTATCTGCGGTCTCTTTGCAGCACACCCTCATCGTGGCAGATTCTGAGAACCTCCTGAAGGCTCCGACTATTGTGGGGAAGAAGCCTCTGAACCCCATCCTCTTTCGGGGAGTTGGGTGAGTCTCCTGCAACACGGGGGTTGTGTTTGGCCACAGCTATAGGAGCTGGTGCTCTTGGCCAGTTTACTGAGTGAAGAGACGATGTCTTCACCTAGACAACAAGAAAATTTGGCAACTGCTTTGCTACACTCCCAGCTCATGGGGctttctccagccaagtcattCTCAATAGACCCACTCAAATGAATTGGCCCAAGTTAGTCTTGTTGTCCATAAATTTCAACGGGGTTACTTTAAGTAGGACTAGCAGTGGATACCTCCCATGGTTTTTCTTCATCTTTACTGAATTTTAAATCCTAATCATAAAGAGAAGATCCTCCTTCAAGATAGCGTTGGGTCTTGCACCAAGTGCTTTCCAGAAATACATTATTAATATTTGGGGGCTCCCACCTGGAGGGGTCGCATGGGCGTTTTGAACTGAGTCTTGGAAGGAAACTTCTCCCCTGCTGTTGGACATCTTCTCACAACTAGTTTTTTTCCCCCTGCAGGATGGTGGCTGATCCTGACAACCCTTTGGTTCTAGATATCCTGACTGGCTCCTCAACCTCTTACTCCTTCTTTCCCGACAAACCCATCACACAGGTATGAtatgaaagaggggggggggggccttgccTTTGTTAAAAACCTGCTGACAAAAAGTACCTTGGTGCCAGGCTCCAATTGCTTTCCTTTTGGTTCGGGACTGCAGAGGGCGCCAGAACAATGCTGTAGGACTGAGCAGAGGACacctgaaatttgagagcccaaagtctgccactggtggCAACTGGCCTCCTCTCAGAAAAATGGTTCACCTGCACTCTTTGCTCTCTTAGTACCCTCATGCTGTTGGGAAGAACACGCTCCTGATTGCGGGTCTCCAGGCCCGGAATAATGCCCGTGTTGTCTTCAGCGGTTCCCTGGATTTCTTCAGCGATGCCTTCTTCAACTCTGCTGTGCAGAAAGCTACCCCTGGCTCCCAAAGGTATAGTCGGGTTTCCACTCCATTCTTGTGTTCCAGATGATGCCCACCTTCTGTGTGcatgagctgggacagagccCATGGGGGCTCCTTTGACAGACGATTCCGTCTTATTTGTAACTTCACTTCCCCCCCTCCAAGTTGCTTAAAGTGgtatacatagttctccccctcctcatttaatccttgcAACatccctgggaggtaggttaggctgagaggcaatgtctggccccaggtcacccggTGAGCTACATGGTCtagtggggggatttgaaccctggtctcccatgttaGGAAATTTATATCCTCAAAAGAGGGCGGTTTACATCGGTACATAAGAAGGAGCCCTCAAGTAACCATTGGGACGCTATTGGAAATAGCTAACAGTTTCCTGCCAGTTAATCCAGAGTAGAGGATAAAGTCCGTACAGCATGAAAGCATAAAAGAACTGGCAACCAAAAGATTAAACAGCTGCTGGAATAAGAAAGGTATTTTGTGAGGTGGCTAAAAGCCATCAGGTGTTAAATACATTGCAGGATTctcaaaaaatagaccagaggcatttcatccagcagagctttactgctactgaaggcaaaatggtcacaaatccaatacattcaggattggcactgtccataagaaatccagttgcagcagacttaacttaaacctTACAATagcttataataagactaaaccgtaacactatatacagaacaccacaccagagcGAAAAGAGAGAGGGTGAAacacaggctccttctggccctacttttttaggcagcatgaccttgacagaaagagagaacagaaccagtttaaaccagctgtactcagcttccctgaaggaataacccaaacatcagtaacctcctgcttgcttctttcacacagagaagcttccagaaccctcttgaattaattagaataggaaagatctctacgcaTCAGATCAATGTTTTCTAAGAAATGCCAACTGACACCCACCACCCCAGCTAGGTTTGTAGTCCAAAAGACCTGGATGTCTCTAGGTTGGTGAAGGTCGATGCAGACCGTGCTTGATCTGCCATGCAAATAACGCTGATTAATCTTCCTGTACTGGAGTTGAATTTCTGTGGCTATGCAACATCCCTTGAGCAAATGTTAACTCTCATTCCTTGCCTTCCTCTTCTCATGTCACTCAGGTACTCCCAGACAGGGAACTATGAGCTGGCCATGGCTTTGTCGCGCTGGGTGTTCAAGGAGGAAGGCGTCCTTCGTGTGGGAGAGGTGTCCCACCACCGGGTGGGGGAGATCGTGCCCCCTAGTGCCTACACCGTCACAGATCTGGTGGTGAGATTTTAAAACCATCCTTTGTAGCCAGAGCTTAAGAGTTCCCTTTGCAGTCTGCACATGCCTTTTTAGCCGGCCAATGACACTCGCTCCCCCCTCTATCTCAGGAATACAGTATCGTAATTGAGAAGCTCTCTGATGGGAAGTGGGTCCCCTTTGATGGCGATGATATCCAGCTCGAATTTGTCCGCATCGACCCGTTTGTGAGAACTTTCCTCAGGAGGAATGGTAAGCTGGTTCTGTTTTCTCCCAGATACTTTCTCAGTCGCGCATTGTCAGCCCCTTGAAAATTTCAGAATCGTGCCCCCTCCACTGTGACCTAGGAGTGGGGGAGAGGTGAAACCACCTCTGTTACTTTCTAGAAAAGATTCATTTCTGGCCTGAGGTCAGTAGTTTGTATGCAGGTTTGCAGTCTGTTATGACCCAGGCTTGCAGTATCCTAACACCTCCACGTGAACAAAAAGAAATTTTCCTAGTGATGTTGGATGGTGATGAGAAATTCTGATACACATCGAGAGACCTGCCACCTATACTGTCTGAACCTACCCAGCTGCTAAGATCCACAGGTTGAGCACCTTAACTCAGTCCCAAAAACACGTGAAGCACAGCTGGTGGtgacagaagagagagaaagaaaaagtgggagagccttttcagtggctgctcccTGATTGTGGAATTTCGCCCCCCTCCAAGAGaggttagactggctccctcctacTCTTCTGTCAGCATGCTGACACCTTAttgttcagacaggcctttgaaaGATAAAGTGCACATAGTGTTGATCAATGGACTGCTGTCAGGGTGAACTGGATCTTAattgctggttctaaatgtgttttgctatccagtggacgctcaggttacgaatgtgatctgtgcgggatgcacactcgcaacccgcagcgtccgcaacctgcagcggtgcATCTGTGCATggacaggttgcgattcggcgcatatgtgcaaagcgcaatttagtgcttctgtgcatgtgcaacctCCGAAACCCGggagtaacctgttccagtacttctgggttttggcggtccacaacctgaaaaaacacaacctgaagcgtctgtaacccgatatATGACAGTATTTGAATTGCTGTCTTATAACTAGTTTGCTTTTCTTATTTTGCATTTCATAacgttgaaataaataaaaataacagcaactaGCCGCAACAGCCAGTGAGAGGGATATGTGCAGAGAACTTGCTCTGGGGCTGAGAGTTGCagccagtgctagtcctactcgaGGTGTGACCCACTTAGGTCcatgaatttcagcaggtgtgctCTGAGCAGGGCTTGAATTTCCTACTTGGGAGACGACCTCCAGTTCCCAACTGTATAATGGGCACAGATTCTACTGGATTAAGGGTAGTGTGGCCACTGGAGCCACAGAAACTATTACGCTTCCAGGTCAGAATGACAGGAGTTAGGATAGGTTGTTGAAATGCGCAGGGGGAGGAGGGACGCCTTCACTTTCTTTGCATGTTGACCACAAGTTGGCCTGAGACCCCCTGAAAATGTGTTTGGCTCCTAGGAGGCAAGTACAGTGTCCAGTTCAAGCTGCCCGACGTCTATGGAGTCTTCCAGTTCAAAGTGGATTACAACCGGCTGGGCTACACCCACCTGTACTCCTCCACCCAGGTAAGAAGAgccttggcctgggcaaggaaggAGCTTCTGGCCCAAGAGCCGGGTGGAAAGATACCATGGATGGTGCCTCCTGTAAATCTTGGGCTCCCCGATCTCTCaagcttgttgtttagtcatttagtcgtgtccgcctcttcgtgaccccctggaccagagcacgccaggcactcctgtcttccactgcctcccgcaatttggtcagactcatgtttgtagcttcgagtcTCTCAAGCTAGCTAACAGGAAAAAAGACAAGCCCATTAGAAGAtaattgctggaaatcacagaaggggagagttgttcttgtgctcaaattgTGCTTGCTGTTTTCCCACCAACATCTAGTCGGCCAtttgtaagaacagaatgctggactagatgggccactggtctgatccagcaggtggtGGTTCTTATGTTAAATAGGCAACCCCAGCTGGCATGACCAATGGttgcagattccccatccctggcccacAGTGCCTGGCCCACCAAAGAGCTATCCTGACCCCTTTCCCTTCGGGAATGTGGGATGAGGGGCTCCCAGACAGGGCTCTCATTGGAGGAACTCAGTGAGCTGAGAATGATTCAGGGCAGTTCAGTTTTGGCTTTTCATTGCAATTGCCCTTTGAGAGGGGCAGAATCCCTCTCCAGTCCTCCTAACACCACAGGCCTTGTTGCAGTCTGCTCTGTGTGCTTTTAATAAAGGAGCTGgatatatttattaattatagTGATTAAATCTTTGACTCGATAGTGGTTTTTCTCTGCTGGGTGTGTGCTTTGCAAGAAGCCTGCTTGTTGCCCGTAAGGTGGGAGACCGAACTCCCCACCCGTGAGTCTGGGTGGCTCCTGAGAAGCCTCCTCACACCTTGCTCTGCTATCTCCCGCCTTTGCCAGGTATCGGTGCGTCCCC encodes the following:
- the DDOST gene encoding dolichyl-diphosphooligosaccharide--protein glycosyltransferase 48 kDa subunit produces the protein MAAAVRGAPGLRRRRSMAASLAAAALVLLCLAREAAAGGGGTRTLVLLENMNLKDTHSLFMRSLADRGFDLTFRTADDPGLSLIKYGEFLYDNLIIFSPSVEDFGGNINVETIAAFIDGGGSVLVAASSDIGDPLRELGSECGIEFDEEKTAVIDHHNYDVSDLGQHTLIVADSENLLKAPTIVGKKPLNPILFRGVGMVADPDNPLVLDILTGSSTSYSFFPDKPITQYPHAVGKNTLLIAGLQARNNARVVFSGSLDFFSDAFFNSAVQKATPGSQRYSQTGNYELAMALSRWVFKEEGVLRVGEVSHHRVGEIVPPSAYTVTDLVEYSIVIEKLSDGKWVPFDGDDIQLEFVRIDPFVRTFLRRNGGKYSVQFKLPDVYGVFQFKVDYNRLGYTHLYSSTQVSVRPLQHTQYERFIPSAYPYYASAFSMMVGLFLFSIVFLHMKEKEKSD